The following DNA comes from Moritella sp. 24.
ATTTGAGCGAATCGTTTCAGCCAAGGCTTATCTTTTTGTACCGTTGCTGGTAACTTTTGTTTCGCCGCATTTGCTTGCTCAACACTCGTAAAACTACCGTAAAGAACGACATACCAAGGTTTGTTGTTACGTGTTGTTTGATATGTCCAAATATTCTCAGCTAATTTATTCTCATTTAAGTACTGTTTTAACTGAGATTCACGACTTAGCCCTGCTATTTGAAATGTATAATTTTTCGCCGGTTGAGCCATTACCCACGCATGATCAGCCAGTGTTTGATCAACGGAGTCAGTCTCTTCAATACTAGGTAGTTTCGCGTTTTCAACAACAGTTTTACTATCAATAACTGGGGCGGAATCAAGAGTGACTTGTTTCGCGATCATCTTGTTAACTGCGGCATCATCAATAACAACACGCTGCTTTTGTGTTGATGAGATAGGCTCACTTACAACAGGGTCTGTTAACGTGATGGTGTTACCTATTTCAGTTGGTAACTCGTCATCCCAATCACTTGCCAGCGTTTGCGGTTCGGTCATATCAACAATCGGTGTCGCTTCAACAGTGACATCATCATTAGATATCTCAGGTTCTTCGAAAAAATCTTGCTCTATAACGACAGCATCTTGCTCGGTTTGATAAGCATCATAAAGAAATGACCCTGCACTGCCTAACAATAGAACGCTTGCAATAACGGCTGCCAGATAAAATGACTTGTTGGGTGCAATCGCAGACTTACCAGTCTCTGAATGCTGTGAATCAGGCGCATATACCTGACCCTGCATAATCGCTCGCGCACACTTTGTTAATTCTGCGGGATTCCCCTTACACGCCTCAATTTGACGATTAATTGCGTCCTGATTGATGAATGTCGGTTTATAATTCGCTTGAGAAAATTGCTGCTCAACAAATTTAGCGGCCGCTTGTGGATCTAATACTGTCATTTCCAACTCCAACACATTCGTTGCTGATTTTGCAAATTGCAGCATGGTTATATCAACCCACTTACTCTCTGCAAATAAAATGATATTTACTTTAATATTAATTCTTTTATTAAGGCTTAATTCCACTAATTGCGCAAATTCAGTAATACACGCTGACGATAGCGTCATGGCGTTATCAATACATACTGTTAACTCATGCTCTAATTGCTGAGCTAATAGCGGTAAACTGTCTATCAAGGCTATATGCGCATTGAAACGTCCATCATAACTGATCTGTTGTAATATTTGAGTCCTGATAGCCGAATCATCATGACACTGTTGCGCATCAAGGGTAATCGTTTTTTGATTAAAGTCTGATTCTACATAATTGCGTAATACAGTTGATTTTCCTGAACCGGATTCACCGCTTACGAGTAATAAATGAGAAGAAAATTGAGTGAGATGACGCAGCCGCTCACACAGCTGCGTTTGAGAATAAATTTCAGTTTGAACTGAATAGTGCACTAGAATCCGCCTGATTATGGAAGTTCACCACATCACGTAGTGTATTTTCAGTTACTGTAGATAAAACTTCAGCACTACCAATCGATGTTGGTAAAATAAAACGAAGTTCACCATTCAGCACTTTCTTATCACGCTTCATGTGCTTCACAAATGCGTCAAAACCCATTTCTGCAGGGGCAAGTAAAGGTAATTCCGCAGCAGCAATTAACGCAGCGATGCGTGCGACTTGAGACGCTGTTAATAATCCCATTGATGCCGATGTCTGTGCTGCCATGATCATGCCAGCAGCAACCGCTTCACCGTGTAACCAAACGCCGTAGCCCATTTCAGCTTCAATAGCGTGACCATAGGTGTGACCAAGGTTAAGTAGAGCACGTAAACCCTGCTCTTTTTCATCAATAGCAACAATTTCAGCTTTAATCTCACAACAACGATAAATTGCGTATTCTAACGCAGCAGTATCGAGTGCCATAAGCGCTGTCATGTTTTCTTCTAGCCAAGTAAAGAAGTCTGCATCATAAATGATCCCATACTTAATGACTTCAGCCATACCAGCCGCCAGTTCGCGTCGAGGTAAGGTAGCTAAACAATCCGTATCAATAAAAACAGCATTGGGCTGATAAAAAGCACCAATCATATTTTTACCCATCGGGTGGTTCACTGCCGTTTTACCGCCAACTGAGGAATCAACTTGACTCAACACTGTCGTCGGTATTTGGATAAAGGGGATACCGCGTTGGTAACAGGCGGCAGCAAAGCCGACCATGTCACCAATAACACCACCACCGAGAGCAACTAACGTGGTATCACGTCCGCAGTTCTCACGCAGTAGCGCGGTAAATATTTCATTCAAAGTATCTAAGGTTTTAAATTGCTCACCATCAGAAAGAATAATACTGTCGAATTTATAGTCGTGTAACAATGCTTGAACACGTTGTAAATACAACGGTGCAACCGTATCGTTTGAGATCACGACCACTTTATTAGTGGTTATTGCAGCCTTAAATTGCGCAGCTTGCGTTAATACACCTTCACCAATATAAATCGGGTAGCTCCGCTCACCCAGTTCAACAGTTAACCTTTCCATGTGACTCCAATTAAAAATCCAATAACTTTATAATTTGATTCGCTACAACTTTCGCACTTTGTTCATCTGTTTTAACTGTAAAGTCTGCAATCTCTTCATATAAAGGATTACGCGCATCAGCTAATGTTTCCAAAACGTCACGTGGTTCATCAGTTTGTAGTAAAGGACGACGTTTATCACGAGATGTTCTAACTAACTGCTTATCGATAGTTGTTTCTAAATAAACAACTACACCACGAGCAGAAAGGTAATTACGACTCTCTTTACTTAAAATAGAGCCACCACCCGTTGCTAACACAATACCTTGCTCTTGTGTTAGATCGTCAATAACTTCCGCCTCACGAACTCTAAAACCAGCTTCACCTTCAACATCGAATACCCATGAGATATCAGCACCAGTGCGGCGTTCAATTTCATGATCCGAATCGATAAAGTCTAAATGCAACTGGCTAGCTAGTTGACGACCAATTGTACTTTTACCTGCGCCCATTGGGCCTATTAGGAATATATTACGTTTTTCAGCCATTTTAACTCTTCAATAAATCTAAAGTAATAACACCCTTTTTCTTAGGGGCACCAGACCTACCTATAAAATGTCCTCTTGATTACAGTAACCAGTGATGAGACATTTTGGCAATAGCCAAAATCAGCAACACCCGGTAAAAAACCAGGTGATGACATTTCAGGCAGAAAAAGACCGCTATTTATATAGTTTTTGCGGCCTTTTGTCAAAGGTAGGTTACAACGTATCCACTACCACTTTTGGTGTAACAAAGATAAGTAGCTCTCTTTTTTGATTAATATTCTTGGTACTACGGAACAAAACACCTAACCAAGGGATGTCTCCGAGTACTGGAACTTTTGTTACAATCTTTTTAATTTCATGCTTGAATATACCACCTAACACCACAGTTTCGCCATTCTCAACCAACACTTGAGTACTAATAACTTGAGTATCAATTGATACAGCTTCACCGCCAACAGTCTTCACATCATCACCTCGGGTATCCTGATTAATTTTCAAATCTAAGATTATTTTATTATCCGGGGTTATATGTGGTGTCACTTGTAAACCTAATACCGCTTTTTTAAAAGCAATAGAAGTAGCGCCACTTGAGCTTGATTCAACATACGGAATTTCCGTACCTTGTTCAATATACGCAGACTTTTGATCTGTCGTGGTAATTCTTGGACTCGCAATCACTTCTGCTTTTTGTTCAGCTTCTAACGCAGAAAGTTCTAAATCGAGTATCTGGCCATTCGCTAATTCAGCAATCTGAAAAGCAATAGAGCCAGCTGGTGAAGCAACAGGTAAGTTGACATTGAGGCGATCTCCAATCCCAGGCGTATTACCACCTGCTAATGAATCATTACCTTCAATAGAGCCCGATGATAAACCAGAACCACTACCAATATCAGTGCTACCACTGAGACCCCAGCGGATCCCTAATTCATCATCTAGATTATCAACTACAGAAACCATTCTGGCTTCAATGACAACCTGACGTACTGGCACATCAAGTACCTCAACAATACGCTTTACATTAGTTATCACAGTATCAGTATCTTTAATTAATACCGTGTTAGTACGTTCATCAAAACTAACGCTACCTCGCGATGATAACAGACTAGAATCTTTTTGTGCTAAAAGCTTTGTGATATCAGCCGCCTTAGCAAAGTTAATTTGAATAAATTCAGACATGAGTTCAGCTAAATCTTCGACTTCTTTTTTGCTAACG
Coding sequences within:
- a CDS encoding SPOR domain-containing protein, producing the protein MHYSVQTEIYSQTQLCERLRHLTQFSSHLLLVSGESGSGKSTVLRNYVESDFNQKTITLDAQQCHDDSAIRTQILQQISYDGRFNAHIALIDSLPLLAQQLEHELTVCIDNAMTLSSACITEFAQLVELSLNKRINIKVNIILFAESKWVDITMLQFAKSATNVLELEMTVLDPQAAAKFVEQQFSQANYKPTFINQDAINRQIEACKGNPAELTKCARAIMQGQVYAPDSQHSETGKSAIAPNKSFYLAAVIASVLLLGSAGSFLYDAYQTEQDAVVIEQDFFEEPEISNDDVTVEATPIVDMTEPQTLASDWDDELPTEIGNTITLTDPVVSEPISSTQKQRVVIDDAAVNKMIAKQVTLDSAPVIDSKTVVENAKLPSIEETDSVDQTLADHAWVMAQPAKNYTFQIAGLSRESQLKQYLNENKLAENIWTYQTTRNNKPWYVVLYGSFTSVEQANAAKQKLPATVQKDKPWLKRFAQIQRDL
- the aroB gene encoding 3-dehydroquinate synthase, whose product is MERLTVELGERSYPIYIGEGVLTQAAQFKAAITTNKVVVISNDTVAPLYLQRVQALLHDYKFDSIILSDGEQFKTLDTLNEIFTALLRENCGRDTTLVALGGGVIGDMVGFAAACYQRGIPFIQIPTTVLSQVDSSVGGKTAVNHPMGKNMIGAFYQPNAVFIDTDCLATLPRRELAAGMAEVIKYGIIYDADFFTWLEENMTALMALDTAALEYAIYRCCEIKAEIVAIDEKEQGLRALLNLGHTYGHAIEAEMGYGVWLHGEAVAAGMIMAAQTSASMGLLTASQVARIAALIAAAELPLLAPAEMGFDAFVKHMKRDKKVLNGELRFILPTSIGSAEVLSTVTENTLRDVVNFHNQADSSALFSSN
- the aroK gene encoding shikimate kinase AroK; translated protein: MAEKRNIFLIGPMGAGKSTIGRQLASQLHLDFIDSDHEIERRTGADISWVFDVEGEAGFRVREAEVIDDLTQEQGIVLATGGGSILSKESRNYLSARGVVVYLETTIDKQLVRTSRDKRRPLLQTDEPRDVLETLADARNPLYEEIADFTVKTDEQSAKVVANQIIKLLDF